The nucleotide window GACCGCCGACGGGCTGGCGGTGGCCCTGGCCGACGGCGAGACCGTGACGCTGGCCCCCGAGCTCTACGAGCTGCGCACGGTGTCCACGGGCGCGCCCGCCGGCACCGCCGTCGGCGTGCTCTCCGGGGCGGCGGGCTTCCTCGTCCTCGAGACCGAGGTGAGCGCGGAGCTTGCCGCCGAGGGCGTGGCCCGCGACGTGATCCGCGCCGTCCAGGCGGCCCGCAAGGAGGCCGGCCTCGAGGTCTCCGACCGGGTGCGCTCCCGGATCGAGGGCCCGGCGGCCGTGCTCGCGGCGCTCGAGTCGCACCGCGAGCTGATCGCGGGGGAGACGCTCTCGGCGGAGCTGGAGCTCGTGGACTCCGGCGCGGAGGACACGCGCCAGGACCCGGCCGACGACGCCATGAAGGCCGTGGCCGTGACCGTGGAGAAGGTGGGCGCATGAGTGCGGATCAGAGGCCCGGCACGGTCGAGGAGGTCTACCGGGACCTGCTCGCCCGCGCCCCGGAGAACAAGATGCAGCCGCGGCTGGACCCCGTGCGTCGGGTGCTGGCCCTCCTGGGGGACCCGCAGGACGCCGCTCCCGTCATCCACCTGACCGGAACGAACGGCAAGACGTCCACGGCGCGCATGATCGAGGCCGTGCTGCGCGCCTACGGGCTGCGCACGGGCCGCTACACGTCGCCGCACCTGCAGAAGGTCACCGAGCGCATCAGCATCGACGGCGAACCGGTGTCCGACGAGACGTTCGTGCGCGTGTGGGGCGAGATCCTGCCGATCGTGCAGACCGTAGACGCCGAGCTGGAGGCCGCGGGCGAGCCGCGCCTGACGTACTTCGAGGCCGTCACCGTGCTCGGGTTCGCCGTCTTCGCGGACGAGCCCGTCGAGGTCGTCGTGCTCGAGGTGGGCCTGGGCGGCGTCACGGACGCGACCAACGTCGCCGACGGCGTCGTCTCCGTGGTCACCCCCATCTCCCTGGACCACACCGACCTGCTGGGGGACAGCGAGGCGGAGATCGCCGAGGAGAAGGCGGGGATCGTCAAGCCGGGCGGGTTCCTGGTGTCCGCGGTGCAGGAGCGCGACGCCGCCCAGGTGCTCCTGGAGGCCGCGCAGTCCGCGGGCGTGCCGTTCCGCTTCGAGGGCGTCGAGTTCGGCGTCGTTGAGCGTGCGCTCGCGGTCGGCGGGCAGCAGGTCGCGGTGCGCGGCCTGGCCGGCGAGTACCCCGACCTCTTCCTGCCCCTGCTCGGCGAGCACCAGGCCCAGAATCTGGCCCTGGCCGTCGCCGCGCTCGAGGCGTTCCTCGGCGGGGGAGTGCGTCCCCTGGACGAGGAGCTGCTGCGGGAGGGCCTCGCGCAGGTCACCTCCCCGGGCCGCCTCGAGGTGCTGCGCACCGCCCCCACGGTGATCGTGGACGCCGCCCACAATCCCGACGGTGTGCGGGCCACCGTGCGCGCCGTGCAGGAGTCGTTCGGCTTCACGCGCCTCGTGCTCGTGGTGGGGGTGCTGCAGGAGAAGGACGCCCCCGCCATGCTGGAGGCGCTGCACCGCGCGTTCGGCGACGACGTCGCGGACCTGGCGCTCACCCAGTCGACGTCGCCGCGGGCCATCCCCGCGGCCGAGCTCGCGCGGATCGCCCTGGACGCCGGCTGGCCCGAGGACGACCTGTTCGCCACCGAGTCCGTGCCGGACGCGCTCGAGTGGGCCGTGGGCCGTGCCGAGGCGCTCGAGTCGAGCGCCGACGAGCTGGCCTCCGGCACAGGCGGTGGTGTGCTCGTCCTCGGGTCCATCACCCTCACGGCCGAGGTCCGTGCGCTGCTCGGCGAGCCCCGCCGCGCCGGACCGGTGACGGTGGCCGCCCGCGGCCTCGACCCGGCCGATCTGCTGGACGCCGTGGGCCTGGCCGACGAGAACGAGGACGCCCTCGATCCCGAGATCCTCGAGCTGCTGGACGACGCCGACGAGACGGAGGACCACCGATGAGCCACGCGACGCCCCACCCGGCCGAGCCGGCCGAGACGTCCGGAACCGCCGCGACCGAGGGCGAGCACTTCGGTGCCGAGGCGTGGCGCCCCGAGCGTGAGACCAAGGCCCAGCGGTCCTGGACGCCCGGTCAACGCCGCCGTCGCCGTTCCACGCGGGCCATGTTCACGTCCGTGGTGCTGACCCTCGAGTCGGTCGTGATCTTCTTCCTGGGGATGACCCTGTTCGGGCTGAACCGCGGGGAGGAGCACGCCCTGTGGTTCGCGATCGGCTTCTCCGTCCTGGCTGTCGTCGCACTGCTGACGTGCGCGCTCGTGCAGAGGCCCGTGGGCATCTGGATCGGGTGGGCCATCCAGCTCGTGCTGATCGTGTCCGGGTTCTGGGAGTACTCGATGTTCGTGATCGGCCCGCTCTTCGCGCTCACGTGGTGGTACGCCGTGACCAAGGGCCGGGAGATCGACCTCGAGAACGCCCGGCGTGACCGCCTCGAGGAGGAGTGGGCGGCGGAGCACGGGTCTTGAGGCGCGCCGCCCACTAGGGTGAGAGGAGACCGAGCTCGTCCACCCCTGAAGGAGCCGACCATGACCCATCACCCCGAAGAGACCCTCGTGCTCGTCAAGCCCGATGGCGTGCAGCGCAACCTCGTGGGCGAGATCATCGCCCGGATCGAGCGCAAGGGCTACACGATCGTGGACCTGAAGATGGTCACGGCCACCCGCGGCATGCTGGAGAAGCACTACGAGGAGCATGAGGGCAAGCCGTTCTTCGAGCCGCTCGTCGAGTTCATGGGCTCCGGGCCGGTCGTGGCGATCCGCCTCGGCGGCGACCGCGTGATCGAGGGCTTCCGCGCTCTGGCCGGCAAGACCGACCCCACGGTGGCCGCACCCGGCACCATCCGCGGCGACCTCGGCCGCGACTGGGGCGCGGGCGTGCAGAAGAACCTCGTGCACGGCTCGGACTCCACGCTCTCCGCGGAGCGCGAGCTCGCCATCTGGTTCGGCTGATCCCACAGCCCGGCCGATCGTCGGAAGCACACGAGCCCAGAAGCACAGCCCCACGGCAGCGACGGGAGCCGGGACTCACGGCGAGGCAGCCCGACTCGTCCCCGGGCGCGATCGAGGAGACCGCCGGTCCTCCCGGCCCCTCACGCTTCCTGCACACGCGACGGCGCCGCACCCTCCACTGGAGGGTGCGGCGCCGTCGCGTGTGCAGGGGATGCCGGGCCCTCAGCCGATGCCGAGGACTCCCAGGCCCATCTCCAGCAGGATGGACACCCCGACGCCGAGGAGGACGAGCACGACGAACGGCCACGTGAGGTCCCGGGCGAGGGCCGCGGCGCGCGGCGAGCCGCTCCCGAGGGCGCCCGTCTGGATGGTGCGCGACGTGATCAGCCCGAGCTGGACGGTCACCATGGTCCAGACCACCATGCAGTAGAGGCAGAGGGTCCCGATGTCGTACACGGCCGAGTGCCAGAGCCACACGCAGAAGGCGAAGCCGGCCAGGATGCACGCGTTCATCAGCAGCCAGTACCAGCGCGCGAAGCGAGCGCCGGCGAACAGCGACATGGCGACGGTGATGAGCACGGAGAAGGCCACGACGCCGATGAACGTGTTGGGGAAGCCGAACGTCTGCGCCTGCCAGGACTGCATGACCTGCCCGCACGAGACCCACGGGTTCAGGTCGCAGCTCGTGCGGTGGGTCGGGTCCGCGGCCAGGATGGAGCGCTCGATGATGATGACGACGGTCGCCGCCATCGCGATGAGCGACGTGACCAGCAGCATCCACGCGGTTCCCCGGGTGCGGGCGTACCAGGGTAGGTCGAGGTCGAGGTCGAGGTCGCGGTCGGCGTGAGGGGAGGCGGACGCGGTGGGGGCGTTGAGGGCGCCGCGGGTGGAGGAACCAGGCATGTCCCGAGTCTAGTTCCGCGCCGGTGTGAGAGAATCGGCTCGGCCGTCCCGTGCCCACACCACGGGCCGTCCCGCTGTGCGCCCGACGACGGGCCGCCGCCGTCGCGTCGGCCGCGGGGAGTGTCCCCGTGCCGAGGTCGGCTCGGTCGATCCGATGCCGCCCCTGCGCCGATCGGCGAACCAGCCATCGAGCAGGCCCGGTTCGGCGCACACAGCGGTTCAGGCCCAGGACCCCTCCCGGGGCCCCGGACCCGTTCACCAGACGACTTCTCTCGGTGACCGCCTCCCGGCGCACCCCGGGCGCGCGAGCGCCCGCGGGGCAACGCGGCCGGGGCGCGGTCCGTGACACGCCGTGCCGGCGGTGCGTGTGGCGCCGACGGGCGGCGGGAGGTGCTGCCATGGCGGCCAATGAGAACCAGACCCCCGCGGACGAACGCTCCGCATCCCAGCCCGTGTCGGGCGAGACCGTCCTGTTCGATCCCCGTGACCCCTTCGCGGTCCCCGAGAACGTGATGGAGGTGCTGCGGACGCGTCCCGCGCGTCCGCAGCACGCGGCGGACGACGACGGGGACCGCGGCCACGAGGACCACGACCAGGACGACCGTGACGAGTCCGAGGATCGCGGGGACCGCCCGGCCGTCTCCCGCCGCCGTCGCAAGCGCCGCCGCGGCGCCGTCGACATGGAGCTGGACGGCGGTGAGGACGGCGACCCGGAGCACACCGTGACCCGGGTGCGCGCCCCCCGCGCCGCCGCGGCCGAGGCCACGCGCTCGGACACCGTCCAGGGCGTCAAGGGCTCGACCCGCCTGGAGGCCAAGCGCCAGCGCCGCCGGGACTCCCGCTCGGGCGGCCGCCGCCGCACCGTGATCACCGAGGCCGAGTTCCTGGCCCGCCGCGAGTCCGTGGACCGCAAGATGCTCGTGCGCCAGCGGGACAGCCGCATCCAGATCGCCGTGCTCGAGGACGGCGTGCTCGCGGAGCACTTCGTCTCCAACACGACCCAGGACTCGATGATCGGCAACGTGTACCTCGGCAAGGTGCAGAACGTGCTGCCCTCGATGGAGGCCGCGTTCGTGGACATCGGCCGCGGCCGCAATGCCGTGCTGTATGCGGGCGAGGTCAACTGGGACGCCGCGCAGCTGGACGGCAGGCCGAAGAAGATCGAGAACGCGCTCAAGTCCGGGGACACCGTCCTGGTGCAGGTCACCAAGGACCCGGTGGGGCACAAGGGCGCCCGCCTGACGAGTCAGGTCTCCCTGCCCGGCCGCTACCTCGTGTACGTGCCCGGCGGCTCCATGACCGGCATCTCCCGCAAGCTCCCCGACGTGGAGCGCGCCCGCCTGAAGAAGATCCTCAAGGACCACCTCCCGCAGGACGCGGGCGTGATCGTGCGCACGGCCGCGGAGGGCACCTCCGAGGAGGAGCTGCAGAACGACATCAACCGCCTCCGCGCGCAGTGGGAGGGCATCGAGGGCCGGGCCTCCGCCGGCAAGGTGCTGGCGCCCGAGCTGCTGTACGCCGAGCCGGACCTGACCATCAAGACCCTCCGCGACGTCTTCAACGAGGACTTCTCGGCGATGATCGTCCAGGGCGAGCAGACCTGGGACAACATCGAGGCCTACGTGACCTACGTGGCCCCGCACCTGCTGGACCGCCTCCACCACTGGGTCCCCGAGGACCTCGAGGGCGAGGACCTGTACGCCACGCACCGCGTGGACGAGCAGCTCCACAAGGCCCTGGACCGCAAGGTCTACCTGCCCTCCGGCGGCTCGCTCGTGATCGACCGCACCGAGGCCATGACGGTGGTGGACGTCAACACCGGGAAGTTCACGGGCTCGGGCGGCAACCTCGAGGAGACCGTCACCAAGAACAACCTCGAGGCGGCCGAGGAGATCGTCCGCCAGCTGCGTCTGCGGGACATCGGCGGCATCATCGTCATCGACTTCATCGACATGGTGCTCGAGGGCAACCGGGACCTGGTCCTGCGCCGCCTCGTCGAGTGCCTCGGCCGTGACCGCACCAAGCACCAGGTGGCCGAGGTCACCTCGCTCGGCCTCGTGCAGATGACGCGCAAGCGCATGGGCACCGGCCTCGTCGAGGTGTTCTCCGAGACCTGTGAGCACTGCGCCGGCCGCGGCATCCTCATCCACGACGCGCCGGTCGAGAAGGGCCGCGTCCAGGCGGAGTCGCGCTCCGAGGGCGAGGGCCGACGACGCAAGCGCCGTCGCGGCTCCGACGTGGACGCGCCGCACGACGAGTCGACCACGGGCGAGCCCGATGAGGAGGCCTCGGACGAGGCCCGTCAGCGCCGCGAGCGGGCGGCCGCCGCCCGCGCCGCCCTCCACTCCATCGCCAAGGCGTCCGGCAAGATCGAGGAGGCCCCCGTCGAGGCCGCCTCCGACGCCGCCCCGGCCTCCGACGACCAGCGCGGGCAGGAGCCGGAGGACGAGGAGTCCGCGCCGGCCGAGTCGGACCGTGGCACCCGGCCCGAGCGCGACAGCGCCGACGCCGAGACCGAGGGCGACGAGGAGAACGGCGGCCGCCGCCGTCGGCGCCGTGGACGCCGCCGCGGCCGCGGGGGCGACGACGGCTCCCGCCCGTCCGGCGACGAGCGCACCGACTCCGGCCGGGACGCCCGCGAGGCCGCCCCGGAGCAGGAGTCCGCGACGACGGCGGACGTCCAGCCGGCCGGCGGCGTGCCCGCCCAGGCCGAGCCCGTCGAGTCGGAGCCTGCCGCAGAGCCCGTCCAGGCGGAGGCCCCGGAGGCCCCCGCCGCCGAGGAGGAGGGTGAGGGCCGTTCCGGAGGCCGCCGTCGTCGTGGCGGGCGCGGGCGTTCGCGCCGCGCGGACGCCGACCGCTCCGCCCCGGAGGCGCCGCGGGCTCTCCAGGATCCCGAGCAGACCGAGGCCGAGGCCTCGGCGGTCACGGACACCTCGGAGGAGCCGGAGATGGCTGCCCCGGCTCAGGCCGCACCGGCCCCCGACGCCCCCTCCGAGGCCGCTCGTGAGGTCTCCGGGGTCATCACGTTCGACGGCGAGGACGTCCCCGTGCCGCGTCGTCGGCGGTCCCGCCGGGCCTCGAGCGACGGTGCCGTGCGTCCCGCCGCAGAGCTGAAGAGCCTGGAGGATGCCCTCGAGCGCCGCGGCGCGGAGGCGCCCGCCTCGGTGGCCGCCCGGGCCCCGGAGCCCGTGGCCGCGGAGGCGCCCGAGCCGGTCGCCGAGCCGGCACCCGCCCAGGCGCCCGAGCCCGTCGTGCCGGCACCCGCCCAGGCGCCCGACCCCGTCGTGCCCGAGCCCGCTGCGCCCGCTGCGCCCACCGCCGAGCGTCCGGCCCGCCGTCGTTCGCGGCGTGCCGTCTCCTCGGACGGCGTCCAGGTGGAGGTGCAGGACGCCTCGGCCGCCGCCACCGGGAGCCGCTTCACCGCCTCGGCCGCCGCTGCGCCGACCGAGCGCACCGCCGCGGAGGCCCCGGCCCCGGTCATGCTGGGCGTGGGCGTGAAGGCCGCGGACCTGGCCCGACGCTGACGGGCCGCGGCTCGGCGCGTCGCCCCTCTCGGGGGCGCGACGCGCCGAGCGTGTCGCGATTGGTGCGGGTGCGGGGGACGCAGTATGATGAACAATCGGTGTTCACCGCCCGCACGCTCCTGCATGTCCCGGTGAGGGACCGTCGTACCCGGGCGCACGCTGCAGTCGAGGTACGGGTGTGAGAACACAGCCGAATCCATTGAAACGTCGAGAGAAGTGAGTCCCAAGTGGTGTACGCGATTGTCCGCGCTGGCGGCCGCCAGGAGAAGGTTTCCGTCGGAGACCTCGTTACCCTTGACCGCGTCCCCGCTGAGACCGGTGGCTCCGTCGAGCTGCCCGCTCTGATGCTGGTGGACGGGGAGAAGGTCACGGCAGGCGCCGACGCCGCCGGTGTGAAGGTGACCGCCGAGGTGGTCTCCCACTCCCGCGGCAAGAAGATCGTTATCCAGAAGTACAAGAACAAGACCGGCTACAAGAAGCGCCAGGGCCACCGCTCTGAGCTGTCCACGGTCAAGATCACCGGGATCGCCTGAGCCGTCACCGGCTTCGCGCACCCCGAGCATCCGAGAGGTTAGGCAACAGCAATGGCACATAAGAAGGCCGGCAGTTCCTCCAAGAACGGCCGCGACTCGAATCCCCAGTACCTCGGCGTCAAGCGCTACGGCGGCGAGGACGTCAACGCCGGCGAGATCATCGTCCGCCAGCGCGGCACCAAGTTCCACCCGGGCCACAACGTGGGCCGCGGCAAGGACGACACGCTCTTCGCGCTGTCGGCCGGCTCCGTGTCCTTCGGTCAGCGCCGCGGCCGCAAGGTCGTGGACGTGGTCGCCGCCGCCGAGTGATCCCACTCGCGGCCTGAGCGCGGGCCACGCCTCCCACCCGGAGGCGGTCCGCGCGGCTTGACGCCCCGGCGGGGGCGGGTCACTGTTCTCAGGACCCGCTCCCGCCGTCGTCGTCTCACCCCTTCTCTCCCACCGTCAGGATCCTCCCCATGGCAGCCTTCGTGGACCGCGTCGTCCTCCACCTCACCGCCGGCAACGGCGGGCACGGGTGCGTGTCCGTGCACCGTGAGAAGTTCAAGCCCCTCGGCGGTCCCGACGGCGGCAAGGGCGGCGACGGCGGCGACATCACCCTCGTGGTGGACTCGCAGACCACCACCCTGCTCAACTACCACCACGCCCCGCACCGCTCCGCGGAGAACGGCCAGCCCGGCATGGGCGACCACCGGGCGGGCAAGGACGGCACGTCCCTCGTGCTGCCCGTGCCGGACGGCACCGTGGTGAAGGACGAGAACGGGAACATCGTGGCGGACCTCGTGGGGGAGGGTGCCACCTACGTGGCCGCGGCGGGCGGTCAGGGCGGGCTCGGCAACGCGGCGCTGGCCTCCGTCAAGCGCAAGGCCCCGGGCTTCGCGCTCCTCGGCCTGCCGGGGGAGAGCCGCGAGCTCTCGCTCGAGATCAAGACGGTCGCGGACATCGCCCTGGTCGGGTTCCCCTCCGCGGGCAAGTCCTCGCTCATCGCGGCGATCTCGGCGGCGCGCCCCAAGATCGCGGACTACCCCTTCACCACGCTCGTGCCGAACCTCGGCGTCGTGCAGGCCGGGGAGGTCCGCTACACCGTGGCGGACGTGCCGGGCCTCATCCCCGGAGCCTCCGAGGGCCGCGGCCTCGGCCTCGAGTTCCTGCGCCACGTGGAGCGATGCGCCGCGCTCGTGCACGTGCTGGACTGCGGCACGATCGAGCCGGACCGCGACCCGATCGCCGACTTCGAGGCCATCGAGGCCGAGCTCGAGGCGTACGCCGTGGAGCCCGTCTTCTCCCAGGGCGGCGACGGCGTGGTGCCGCTCAACGAGCGCCCCCGCCTCGTGGCGCTGAACAAGACCGACCTGCCGGACGGCGCCGAGATGGCGGACATGGTCCGCGCCGAGCTCGAGGGCCGCGGCCTGCGGGTCTTCGACATCTCCGCGCTGGCCCGCGAGGGCCTGGAGGCCCTCAAGTACGCCATGGCCGACCTGGTCACGCAGGCCCGCGAGCGGGTCCCCGAGCCGGAGGCGCCCGCGCCCGTCGAGGTGCCCCGCCGCTTCCACCGCAAGGGCGAGCGCGGGGAGTTCACCGTGGTCCGCGAGGAGCGCAACCTCAAGCCCCTGTTCCGCGTGCGCGGCGAGAAGCCGGAGAAGTGGGTCGCCCAGACCGACTTCGTCAACGACGAGGCCGTGGGCTACCTCGCGGACCGGCTGCAGCGCCTCGGCGTCGAGGACGGCCTGTTCAAGGCCGGCGCGACGCCGGGCGACGCCGTGGTGATCGGCGACGACGAGTCCGGTGTGCTCTTCGACTGGGAGCCCACCCTGTCCGCCGGCGCCGAGCTCCTCGCCGGCCCGCGCGGCACCGACCTCCGCCTCGACGAGCGCAGCCGCGCCACCCGCGCGGAGAAGCGTGCCGAGCAGGACCAGCGCCGGGCCGCC belongs to Micrococcus sp. 2A and includes:
- a CDS encoding Mur ligase family protein, whose product is MSADQRPGTVEEVYRDLLARAPENKMQPRLDPVRRVLALLGDPQDAAPVIHLTGTNGKTSTARMIEAVLRAYGLRTGRYTSPHLQKVTERISIDGEPVSDETFVRVWGEILPIVQTVDAELEAAGEPRLTYFEAVTVLGFAVFADEPVEVVVLEVGLGGVTDATNVADGVVSVVTPISLDHTDLLGDSEAEIAEEKAGIVKPGGFLVSAVQERDAAQVLLEAAQSAGVPFRFEGVEFGVVERALAVGGQQVAVRGLAGEYPDLFLPLLGEHQAQNLALAVAALEAFLGGGVRPLDEELLREGLAQVTSPGRLEVLRTAPTVIVDAAHNPDGVRATVRAVQESFGFTRLVLVVGVLQEKDAPAMLEALHRAFGDDVADLALTQSTSPRAIPAAELARIALDAGWPEDDLFATESVPDALEWAVGRAEALESSADELASGTGGGVLVLGSITLTAEVRALLGEPRRAGPVTVAARGLDPADLLDAVGLADENEDALDPEILELLDDADETEDHR
- a CDS encoding DUF4233 domain-containing protein, whose protein sequence is MSHATPHPAEPAETSGTAATEGEHFGAEAWRPERETKAQRSWTPGQRRRRRSTRAMFTSVVLTLESVVIFFLGMTLFGLNRGEEHALWFAIGFSVLAVVALLTCALVQRPVGIWIGWAIQLVLIVSGFWEYSMFVIGPLFALTWWYAVTKGREIDLENARRDRLEEEWAAEHGS
- the ndk gene encoding nucleoside-diphosphate kinase, whose translation is MTHHPEETLVLVKPDGVQRNLVGEIIARIERKGYTIVDLKMVTATRGMLEKHYEEHEGKPFFEPLVEFMGSGPVVAIRLGGDRVIEGFRALAGKTDPTVAAPGTIRGDLGRDWGAGVQKNLVHGSDSTLSAERELAIWFG
- a CDS encoding vitamin K epoxide reductase family protein — encoded protein: MPGSSTRGALNAPTASASPHADRDLDLDLDLPWYARTRGTAWMLLVTSLIAMAATVVIIIERSILAADPTHRTSCDLNPWVSCGQVMQSWQAQTFGFPNTFIGVVAFSVLITVAMSLFAGARFARWYWLLMNACILAGFAFCVWLWHSAVYDIGTLCLYCMVVWTMVTVQLGLITSRTIQTGALGSGSPRAAALARDLTWPFVVLVLLGVGVSILLEMGLGVLGIG
- a CDS encoding Rne/Rng family ribonuclease, encoding MAANENQTPADERSASQPVSGETVLFDPRDPFAVPENVMEVLRTRPARPQHAADDDGDRGHEDHDQDDRDESEDRGDRPAVSRRRRKRRRGAVDMELDGGEDGDPEHTVTRVRAPRAAAAEATRSDTVQGVKGSTRLEAKRQRRRDSRSGGRRRTVITEAEFLARRESVDRKMLVRQRDSRIQIAVLEDGVLAEHFVSNTTQDSMIGNVYLGKVQNVLPSMEAAFVDIGRGRNAVLYAGEVNWDAAQLDGRPKKIENALKSGDTVLVQVTKDPVGHKGARLTSQVSLPGRYLVYVPGGSMTGISRKLPDVERARLKKILKDHLPQDAGVIVRTAAEGTSEEELQNDINRLRAQWEGIEGRASAGKVLAPELLYAEPDLTIKTLRDVFNEDFSAMIVQGEQTWDNIEAYVTYVAPHLLDRLHHWVPEDLEGEDLYATHRVDEQLHKALDRKVYLPSGGSLVIDRTEAMTVVDVNTGKFTGSGGNLEETVTKNNLEAAEEIVRQLRLRDIGGIIVIDFIDMVLEGNRDLVLRRLVECLGRDRTKHQVAEVTSLGLVQMTRKRMGTGLVEVFSETCEHCAGRGILIHDAPVEKGRVQAESRSEGEGRRRKRRRGSDVDAPHDESTTGEPDEEASDEARQRRERAAAARAALHSIAKASGKIEEAPVEAASDAAPASDDQRGQEPEDEESAPAESDRGTRPERDSADAETEGDEENGGRRRRRRGRRRGRGGDDGSRPSGDERTDSGRDAREAAPEQESATTADVQPAGGVPAQAEPVESEPAAEPVQAEAPEAPAAEEEGEGRSGGRRRRGGRGRSRRADADRSAPEAPRALQDPEQTEAEASAVTDTSEEPEMAAPAQAAPAPDAPSEAAREVSGVITFDGEDVPVPRRRRSRRASSDGAVRPAAELKSLEDALERRGAEAPASVAARAPEPVAAEAPEPVAEPAPAQAPEPVVPAPAQAPDPVVPEPAAPAAPTAERPARRRSRRAVSSDGVQVEVQDASAAATGSRFTASAAAAPTERTAAEAPAPVMLGVGVKAADLARR
- the rplU gene encoding 50S ribosomal protein L21, whose protein sequence is MVYAIVRAGGRQEKVSVGDLVTLDRVPAETGGSVELPALMLVDGEKVTAGADAAGVKVTAEVVSHSRGKKIVIQKYKNKTGYKKRQGHRSELSTVKITGIA
- the rpmA gene encoding 50S ribosomal protein L27, whose protein sequence is MAHKKAGSSSKNGRDSNPQYLGVKRYGGEDVNAGEIIVRQRGTKFHPGHNVGRGKDDTLFALSAGSVSFGQRRGRKVVDVVAAAE
- the obgE gene encoding GTPase ObgE — its product is MAAFVDRVVLHLTAGNGGHGCVSVHREKFKPLGGPDGGKGGDGGDITLVVDSQTTTLLNYHHAPHRSAENGQPGMGDHRAGKDGTSLVLPVPDGTVVKDENGNIVADLVGEGATYVAAAGGQGGLGNAALASVKRKAPGFALLGLPGESRELSLEIKTVADIALVGFPSAGKSSLIAAISAARPKIADYPFTTLVPNLGVVQAGEVRYTVADVPGLIPGASEGRGLGLEFLRHVERCAALVHVLDCGTIEPDRDPIADFEAIEAELEAYAVEPVFSQGGDGVVPLNERPRLVALNKTDLPDGAEMADMVRAELEGRGLRVFDISALAREGLEALKYAMADLVTQARERVPEPEAPAPVEVPRRFHRKGERGEFTVVREERNLKPLFRVRGEKPEKWVAQTDFVNDEAVGYLADRLQRLGVEDGLFKAGATPGDAVVIGDDESGVLFDWEPTLSAGAELLAGPRGTDLRLDERSRATRAEKRAEQDQRRAARAATRAEMEAERRTGLWTVDETEDPDRED